One Capricornis sumatraensis isolate serow.1 chromosome 8, serow.2, whole genome shotgun sequence genomic region harbors:
- the IGF2 gene encoding insulin-like growth factor II isoform X1, with product MVSPDPQMTVVAPGAEPESTQVQRIEDGGTIIRIFWVGPKGELLRRTPVSSAIQTSMGITAGKSMLVLLAFLAFASCCYAAYRPSETLCGGELVDTLQFVCGDRGFYFSRPSSRINRRSRGIVEECCFRSCDLALLETYCAAPAKSERDVSASTTVLPDDFTAYPVGKFFQYDTWKQSTQRLRRGLPAFLRARRGRTLAKELEALREAKSHRPLIALPTQDPATHGGASSEASSD from the exons ATGGTTTCCCCAGACCCTCAAATGACCGTGGTGGCCCCCGGGGCTGAACCCGAATCTACGCAAGTCCAACGCATAGAGGACGGGGGAACCATTATCCGGATATTTTGGGTGGGCCCCAAAGGCGAGCTGCTTAGACGCACCCCGGTGAGCTCGGCCATTCAG ACATCAATGGGGATCACAGCAGGAAAGTCGATGCTGGTGCTTCTTGCCTTCTTGGCCTTCGCCTCGTGCTGCTATGCTGCTTACCGCCCCAGCGAGACTCTGTGCGGCGGGGAGCTGGTGGACACCCTCCAGTTTGTCTGTGGGGACCGCGGCTTCTACTTCA GCCGACCATCCAGCCGCATAAACCGACGCAGCCGTGGCATCGTGGAAGAGTGTTGCTTCCGAAGCTGCGACCTGGCCCTGCTGGAGACCTACTGTGCCGCCCCCGCCAAGTCCGAGAGGGATGTGTCTGCCTCTACGACCGTGCTTCCG GACGACTTCACAGCATACCCCGTGGGCAAGTTCTTCCAATATGACACCTGGAAGCAGTCCACCCAGCGCCTGCGCAGGGGCCTGCCCGCTTTCCTGCGAGCACGCCGGGGTCGCACGCTCGCCAAGGAGCTGGAGGCGCTCAGAGAGGCCAAGAGTCACCGTCCGCTGATCGCCCTGCCTACCCAGGACCCTGCCACCCACGGGGGCGCCTCTTCCGAGGCATCCAGCGATTAG
- the IGF2 gene encoding insulin-like growth factor II isoform X3 has translation MGITAGKSMLVLLAFLAFASCCYAAYRPSETLCGGELVDTLQFVCGDRGFYFSRPSSRINRRSRGIVEECCFRSCDLALLETYCAAPAKSERDVSASTTVLPDDFTAYPVGKFFQYDTWKQSTQRLRRGLPAFLRARRGRTLAKELEALREAKSHRPLIALPTQDPATHGGASSEASSD, from the exons ATGGGGATCACAGCAGGAAAGTCGATGCTGGTGCTTCTTGCCTTCTTGGCCTTCGCCTCGTGCTGCTATGCTGCTTACCGCCCCAGCGAGACTCTGTGCGGCGGGGAGCTGGTGGACACCCTCCAGTTTGTCTGTGGGGACCGCGGCTTCTACTTCA GCCGACCATCCAGCCGCATAAACCGACGCAGCCGTGGCATCGTGGAAGAGTGTTGCTTCCGAAGCTGCGACCTGGCCCTGCTGGAGACCTACTGTGCCGCCCCCGCCAAGTCCGAGAGGGATGTGTCTGCCTCTACGACCGTGCTTCCG GACGACTTCACAGCATACCCCGTGGGCAAGTTCTTCCAATATGACACCTGGAAGCAGTCCACCCAGCGCCTGCGCAGGGGCCTGCCCGCTTTCCTGCGAGCACGCCGGGGTCGCACGCTCGCCAAGGAGCTGGAGGCGCTCAGAGAGGCCAAGAGTCACCGTCCGCTGATCGCCCTGCCTACCCAGGACCCTGCCACCCACGGGGGCGCCTCTTCCGAGGCATCCAGCGATTAG